A genomic stretch from Scomber scombrus chromosome 8, fScoSco1.1, whole genome shotgun sequence includes:
- the LOC133985267 gene encoding pituitary adenylate cyclase-activating polypeptide type I receptor-like produces the protein MSPLFDSTRSSAQQHCAALRGAVKKKKKMAPLDLTSTVWSRIAPTLPACHSDLWPSIVLNLPESSSVSVQQVPINCVIKREQEKCMEMIASDDPGNDLDYGCPWMWDNLTCWEPAKFGEVVEMNCPELFTSLQFMAEEEFEMGIVSRNCTEFGWSETFPHYVDACLFEESNTTNPKMYFVSVKALYTVGYSTSLVSLTTAMVILCRFRKLHCTRNFIHMNLFVSFILRAISVFIKDGVLYTKEDSDHCFIHTLECRAVMIFFHYCVLSNYFWLFIEGLYLFTLLVETFFPEKRYFYWYIIIGWGTPTVCVTIWAVLRLHFDDTGCWDTNDNAAIWWVIKGPVLASIMINFVLFIGIIVILVQKLQSPDIGGNESSIYLRLARSTLLLIPLFGIHYTVFAFSPENVSKRERLVFELGLGSFQGFVVAVLYCFLNGEYLPQGAIGDQEEMAQLDGEQVLCCGPEAPAPVAGEQWGERGHATVHPQQEQLADPHVQPAGGEPSNLNHVAGDDASSNANTTTTSGPNAAKPTTPTLVPMTSLTNPFFNPYPNPYPEETMMETQLNSTDPEQPLV, from the exons ATGTCTCCGTTGTTTGACTCCACCAGAT CGTCGGCCCAGCAGCATTGTGCAGCTCTCAGAGGGGccgtgaagaagaagaagaagatggcgCCTCTGGACCTGACCTCCACCGTCTGGAGTCGCATAGCTCCGACTCTCCCGGCCTGTCATAGTGATCTCTGGCCTTCGATTGTGTTGAATCTACCGGAGAGTTCAAGT GTTTCAGTCCAGCAGGTCCCGATTAATTGCGTGATcaagagagagcaggagaaatGCATGGAGATGATCGCCTCGGACGATCCTGGGAACGATCTAGACTATG GGTGTCCGTGGATGTGGGACAACCTGACATGTTGGGAACCCGCCAAGTTCGGTGAGGTGGTCGAGATGAACTGTCCCGAACTCTTCACGTCACTTCAGTTCATGGCAGAAGAAGAATTTG AGATGGGGATTGTGAGCCGGAACTGCACCGAGTTCGGTTGGTCGGAGACTTTTCCTCACTACGTCGACGCCTGTCTGTTCGAGGAGTCAAACACAACTAATCCG AAGATGTACTTCGTGTCGGTGAAGGCTCTTTACACTGTGGGTTACAGCACGTCTTTGGTCTCCCTCACCACTGCTATGGTCATACTGTGCAGATTCAG GAAGCTGCACTGTACCAGGAACTTCATCCACATGAACCTATTTGTGTCGTTCATCTTGAGAGCTATTTCTGTCTTCATCAAAGACGGCGTGCTGTACACCAAGGAGGACAGCGATCACTGCTTCATACACACT CTGGAGTGTCGAGCGGTGATGATCTTCTTCCATTACTGCGTCCTCTCCAACTACTTCTGGCTGTTCATCGAGGGTCTTTACCTCTTCACGTTACTGGTGGAGACCTTCTTCCCTGAAAAGAGATACTTCTACTGGTACATCATAATCGGCTGGG GAACCCCAACAGTGTGTGTGACCATCTGGGCGGTGCTGAGGCTGCACTTTGATGACACTGG CTGTTGGGACACGAATGACAACGCTGCCATCTGGTGGGTGATCAAGGGACCGGTGCTGGCTTCCATTATG atcAACTTTGTGCTCTTCATTGGTATAATCGTCATCCTCGTCCAGAAGTTACAGTCTCCAGATATCGGAGGAAATGAATCCAGTATTTACCT GAGGTTGGCTCGCTCCACTCTGCTGCTGATTCCTCTGTTCGGGATCCACTACACCGTGTTTGCCTTCTCGCCCGAGAACGTCAGCAAGAGAGAGCGTCTGGTGTTCGAGCTCGGCCTCGGATCTTTCCAG GGCTTCGTGGTGGCCGTCCTCTACTGCTTCTTGAATGGAGAG TATCTCCCTCAAGGTGCAATCGGAGATCAAGAGGAAATGGCGCAGCTGGACGGTGAACAGGTACTTTGCTGTGGACCTGAAGCACCGGCACCCGTCGCTGGCGAGCAGTGGGGTGAACGGGGGCACGCAACTGTCCATCCTCAGCAAGAGCAGCTCGCAGATCCGCATGTCCAGCCTGCAGGCGGAGAACCCAGCAACCTGAACCACGTCGCCGGGGACGACGCATCCAGCAAcgccaacaccaccaccacctctggACCCAACGCCGCCAAACCAACAACGCCAACCCTCGTCCCAATGACCAGCCTCACCAACCCTTTCTTTAACCCGTACCCGAACCCTTACCCGGAAGAAACCATGATGGAAACCCAACTCAACTCCACCGATCCAGAACAGCCTCTAGTCTGA